One part of the Terriglobales bacterium genome encodes these proteins:
- the gcvPA gene encoding aminomethyl-transferring glycine dehydrogenase subunit GcvPA: MRYLPKSPADREVMLREIGVHSVDDFFKAIPAEYRLDRDLKVPRQMAESEIIDYFRERSQENAAGYAAFLGAGAYHHYRPVIIDALVQRGEFLTSYTPYQAEISQGTLQAIFEFQTMICELTGMEIANASMYDGSTGAAEAILMAMRVTGRHESVIARTVHPEYREVIHTYLHHRDMPMTFVGYQEDTGETKLDELEKSVTDRTACVLIQSPNFFGSIEDVAAIAEIAHRKGALLVVSIAEALSLGIVKPPAEADIVSMEAQSFGVPLGFGGPYDGVLGAKEKYVRQMPGRLVGETKDKNGNRGYVLTLSTREQHIRREKATSNICTNQALVALMSTIYMNVYGREGLKDLAKQNLAKAHYAAGEFGKRAKVLFPRGKRFNEFVVQSKEDPHAINDRLLEKKIVGGLSLKKFYPELGNASLWCCTEMNTREQIDAAIQAVHA, encoded by the coding sequence TTGCGTTATCTTCCCAAGTCTCCTGCCGATCGCGAGGTGATGTTACGCGAGATCGGTGTCCATTCCGTTGACGATTTCTTCAAGGCTATTCCCGCCGAATACCGTCTGGATCGCGATCTAAAGGTTCCGCGGCAGATGGCGGAGTCGGAGATCATCGACTACTTCCGCGAGCGCAGCCAGGAGAACGCTGCCGGATACGCGGCGTTTTTGGGTGCTGGCGCTTACCACCACTACCGGCCGGTGATCATTGATGCTCTGGTGCAGCGCGGCGAATTCCTCACTTCTTATACCCCCTACCAGGCAGAGATTTCTCAAGGCACGCTGCAGGCGATCTTCGAGTTTCAGACCATGATCTGCGAACTCACAGGAATGGAAATCGCCAACGCCTCTATGTATGACGGCAGCACTGGCGCGGCGGAAGCGATCCTGATGGCAATGCGCGTCACCGGCCGCCACGAATCGGTAATCGCGCGGACGGTGCATCCGGAATATCGCGAGGTGATCCACACTTATCTCCATCATCGCGACATGCCTATGACGTTCGTCGGCTACCAGGAAGATACTGGTGAGACTAAGCTCGACGAACTCGAGAAGTCAGTCACTGATCGCACCGCATGTGTCTTGATTCAAAGCCCGAACTTCTTTGGCTCAATCGAAGACGTAGCAGCAATCGCCGAGATCGCGCACCGAAAGGGCGCACTGCTCGTGGTCTCAATCGCGGAAGCCCTGTCGCTCGGAATCGTAAAGCCTCCGGCAGAAGCTGACATCGTATCGATGGAGGCGCAGTCCTTCGGGGTGCCACTAGGATTCGGCGGGCCGTACGACGGCGTGCTCGGGGCGAAGGAAAAATACGTTCGTCAAATGCCGGGCCGTCTCGTCGGTGAAACCAAGGACAAGAACGGAAACCGAGGTTATGTACTTACGCTTTCCACACGCGAGCAGCATATTCGTCGCGAGAAGGCGACGTCGAACATCTGCACGAACCAGGCGCTGGTTGCGCTGATGTCCACGATCTACATGAATGTCTATGGACGCGAGGGCCTCAAAGACCTCGCCAAGCAGAACTTGGCCAAAGCCCACTATGCCGCCGGCGAATTCGGAAAGCGAGCCAAGGTACTCTTCCCGCGCGGCAAACGATTCAACGAGTTCGTTGTGCAGAGCAAGGAAGATCCTCACGCAATCAACGATCGTCTTCTGGAAAAGAAAATCGTCGGAGGACTGTCGCTGAAGAAGTTCTATCCCGAATTGGGTAACGCCTCACTCTGGTGCTGCACTGAAATGAATACGCGCGAGCAGATCGACGCCGCAATTCAGGCGGTGCACGCGTGA
- a CDS encoding response regulator: MREPTKRVLVVDDYEAWRRFICNALRERAELQVVGEASDGAEAIRLAQELKPDLILLDIGLPTLNGIEAARQIRDLSPDSWILFVSEQRSRDIAEAALRAGGNGYVFKPDANRDLLPAVEAVLQGKRFISAGLGQHSLESSDQGLSPAHRKNVVIPLPLPNAKVPGRHEVVFYSDDQHLVDHVAQSIGTALRNGSAAIVGATSSHLDSILARLQANGVDLGAAIEQGRYIAFNVTDAVSTFMVNGILDPNRFLKLWRDRIATSAKATKDEHARVAIFGEGVNLLWARGDTEAAIQVEKLSNQLLATYNVDILCGYSLRDVQDGMEDDTFQRICAEHSVVHNWN, encoded by the coding sequence TTGAGAGAGCCAACCAAACGGGTTCTCGTGGTTGATGATTACGAGGCTTGGCGTCGCTTTATCTGCAATGCGCTCCGCGAACGGGCGGAACTTCAGGTTGTTGGGGAAGCGTCGGATGGTGCAGAAGCGATTCGGTTAGCGCAGGAACTAAAGCCGGACCTCATTCTGCTGGATATCGGACTTCCCACGCTGAATGGAATTGAGGCCGCTCGCCAAATCCGAGATCTCTCACCGGATTCCTGGATTCTCTTTGTGAGTGAACAACGCTCGCGGGATATCGCCGAAGCAGCATTGCGCGCGGGTGGGAACGGCTACGTGTTTAAACCCGACGCAAACCGCGACCTGTTACCCGCCGTGGAAGCGGTTCTTCAGGGCAAGCGCTTCATTAGCGCCGGCCTCGGTCAGCACAGTCTTGAATCCAGCGATCAGGGTCTAAGTCCTGCTCACCGCAAGAATGTTGTCATCCCATTGCCGTTACCGAACGCAAAGGTCCCGGGCAGACATGAAGTGGTTTTTTATTCTGATGATCAGCATCTTGTGGACCATGTTGCACAGTCCATCGGAACCGCTCTCCGGAACGGCAGCGCCGCAATTGTTGGCGCCACTTCGTCACATCTGGACAGCATTCTTGCAAGATTGCAGGCAAATGGTGTGGATCTCGGTGCTGCCATTGAACAGGGCAGGTATATCGCATTCAATGTCACCGACGCCGTTTCCACCTTTATGGTGAATGGCATCCTTGATCCGAATCGATTTTTAAAACTCTGGCGTGATCGCATTGCAACCTCCGCGAAAGCTACTAAGGACGAACACGCCCGTGTCGCAATTTTCGGAGAAGGTGTCAACTTGCTCTGGGCGCGAGGCGACACGGAGGCTGCAATTCAGGTGGAGAAGCTTTCGAATCAGCTCCTTGCCACATACAACGTAGATATCCTCTGTGGCTATTCGCTCAGGGACGTTCAGGACGGTATGGAAGATGACACCTTCCAGCGTATCTGTGCGGAACACTCAGTGGTTCACAACTGGAACTGA
- a CDS encoding acyl-CoA dehydrogenase family protein — translation MPPFKFKGVDFIEFDSLLSDDERLVRDSTRKFIEENLVPIIEECNREGRFPRELVKPMGEMGLFGASLKGYGCAGMSNVEYGLVMQELERGDSGVRSFVSVQSALVMYPIYAFGSEEQKQQWLPKLATGEKLGCFGLTEPDFGSNPSGMRTRAVRQGNEYVLNGEKMWITSGSIADVAVIWAKSEEHGGKISGFLVETNRPGFSAQDVHGKWSLRASVTSGLSLQDVRVPTCNLLPKSDGLKSPLMCLNQARYGIAWGAIGAAMSCYDTALQYSLLRKQFRDQPIASHQLVQEKLAWMISEITKAQLLVLQVGRLKDAEKVQHQHISMAKRNNVWMALESARMARDILGANGIADDYPIMRHMMNLESVKTYEGTHDIHTLIIGANVTGIDAF, via the coding sequence ATGCCTCCGTTCAAATTCAAAGGCGTTGACTTCATCGAGTTCGACTCGCTGCTCTCCGACGACGAGCGCCTGGTGCGCGACAGCACGCGCAAGTTCATCGAAGAAAACCTGGTCCCCATCATCGAAGAATGCAACCGCGAAGGACGCTTTCCGCGTGAGTTGGTGAAACCGATGGGCGAAATGGGACTCTTCGGCGCCAGCCTCAAAGGATATGGATGCGCTGGCATGTCGAACGTCGAGTACGGCCTAGTGATGCAGGAATTGGAGCGCGGCGATAGCGGTGTGCGCTCATTCGTCAGTGTGCAATCTGCGCTCGTGATGTATCCGATCTACGCTTTCGGCAGCGAGGAGCAGAAGCAGCAATGGCTGCCGAAACTCGCAACCGGAGAAAAGCTTGGCTGCTTCGGGCTTACGGAACCGGACTTTGGCTCGAATCCCAGTGGCATGCGAACCCGTGCGGTCCGCCAGGGTAACGAATACGTTTTGAACGGCGAGAAGATGTGGATCACTTCTGGCTCGATCGCCGATGTTGCTGTGATCTGGGCAAAGAGCGAAGAGCATGGTGGCAAGATCAGTGGCTTCCTGGTGGAGACGAATCGGCCAGGCTTCTCAGCGCAAGATGTTCATGGCAAGTGGTCACTACGGGCATCTGTGACCTCAGGCTTGTCGCTGCAAGATGTTCGCGTGCCCACGTGCAATCTGCTGCCGAAGTCCGATGGGCTCAAGTCGCCGCTCATGTGTCTGAATCAGGCGCGCTACGGAATTGCGTGGGGCGCGATAGGCGCAGCCATGTCGTGCTATGACACCGCGCTTCAGTACTCGCTTCTGCGAAAACAATTCCGCGATCAGCCCATCGCCTCGCACCAGCTCGTCCAAGAAAAGCTCGCCTGGATGATCTCGGAGATCACGAAAGCGCAGCTCCTGGTGCTGCAAGTTGGCCGCTTGAAGGACGCAGAGAAAGTCCAGCATCAGCACATCTCAATGGCGAAACGGAACAATGTCTGGATGGCGCTCGAGAGTGCACGCATGGCTCGCGACATTCTCGGCGCAAATGGAATTGCTGATGACTATCCCATCATGCGCCACATGATGAACCTCGAATCTGTAAAAACCTACGAAGGCACTCACGACATTCACACGCTTATCATCGGAGCGAACGTCACGGGAATTGACGCGTTTTAA
- a CDS encoding M1 family metallopeptidase, whose amino-acid sequence MGFYFQNMKRICSLSLFLLTTSLFAQRLPQTIIPTHYSLYLDPVITQKIFTGEETIDVQVSTTTKEIVLNSLDLDITEAEVKSAGSMQKAAVTYDKPQEMVRLSLPESVPAGSAQLHLKFSGKLTEGLRGLYLSKGARRQYAVTQFEGTYARMMFPCFDEPAFKATFDLSVMADKDDTAISNGRIAKDEPASANRHKITFSTSPRMSTYLVALAIGDWQCLSRTVDGVPIRVCAEPDKKQLGAFALDVAAHSLQFYNQWYGIKYPFGKLDMVAIPDYEWGGMENTASIFYRDTALLLGENNASVFRKRAQAVTIAHEIAHQWFGDLVTAAWWDDIWLNEGFATWMSRKPIEAWHPEWHVQDDAAEDAQQIIGVDSLATARAIHGNPSTSSEIKEMFDGITYEKGGAVLRMLESYVGPETFRKGVNAYLAAHANGNATSADFWQAEAQASGKPVDKIMPTFVFQPGVPLLSLSNSCSDGSGKLDLKQQRFFVSPERLQTASNETWQIPICTKTSKNAAGDCSLMTQGEQTVSSSSCADWVFGNRDAKGYYRVAYAPEELKKVADAAERQLNVPERIALVEDAWALTRAGRTSVADFLDLAQRLPSEQNRHVVGSLARHLEYIGDSLVADGLDQRYDATLRAQFGPLAKALGWDARASDTDEQKALRANLLATLGSAGDPDAVAAARRIVEQYMQNPTSVDGTISGSAFTVAAENGDPTFYDQLTNALFNAKSSDEYNHYLYALAGFRAPELVERTIALVGQGRVRQQDYPRFFGALLSNRASRESAWKYLKEHWGDLAEKVTSFGGAGAVSALGNSCSAEMRDDVKQFFANHPAPGAQRAVQQSIERIDGCTDFQRRQAGSFQNWLRSQN is encoded by the coding sequence ATGGGATTCTACTTTCAAAATATGAAGCGCATTTGTTCGCTGTCCCTTTTTCTACTTACAACTTCGCTCTTCGCTCAACGCCTTCCGCAAACCATCATCCCAACCCACTACTCGCTCTACCTCGACCCGGTCATAACGCAAAAGATCTTCACCGGCGAAGAGACGATCGATGTACAGGTGAGCACGACGACGAAGGAAATCGTTCTCAACTCGCTCGATCTCGACATCACCGAAGCCGAGGTTAAATCCGCGGGATCAATGCAGAAGGCTGCGGTGACCTACGACAAGCCACAGGAGATGGTGCGACTTTCTCTGCCCGAATCTGTTCCGGCCGGTTCGGCCCAACTCCACCTGAAGTTTTCCGGCAAGCTGACCGAGGGCCTGCGTGGGTTGTATCTCAGCAAGGGAGCGCGTCGTCAATACGCGGTTACTCAGTTCGAAGGTACCTACGCTCGCATGATGTTTCCCTGCTTCGACGAGCCCGCCTTCAAAGCCACTTTTGATCTTTCGGTCATGGCCGACAAGGACGACACGGCAATCTCCAATGGCCGAATCGCGAAAGACGAGCCCGCGAGCGCCAATCGCCACAAAATCACCTTCTCCACTTCACCGAGGATGTCTACCTACCTGGTGGCCTTGGCCATCGGTGATTGGCAATGTTTGTCTCGGACCGTCGATGGTGTGCCGATTCGTGTTTGTGCGGAACCAGACAAGAAGCAACTCGGAGCTTTCGCGCTCGATGTAGCTGCGCATTCCCTCCAGTTCTATAACCAGTGGTACGGGATCAAGTACCCATTTGGGAAACTCGATATGGTCGCCATTCCCGACTACGAGTGGGGTGGCATGGAGAACACGGCGTCGATCTTCTATCGCGATACGGCGCTACTCCTGGGCGAGAACAACGCCTCCGTCTTCCGCAAGCGTGCGCAGGCCGTAACCATTGCTCATGAGATCGCACATCAATGGTTTGGCGATCTGGTTACGGCGGCGTGGTGGGATGACATCTGGCTCAATGAGGGATTTGCTACATGGATGTCACGAAAACCGATCGAGGCTTGGCATCCCGAATGGCATGTCCAGGATGATGCCGCAGAAGATGCCCAACAGATCATTGGCGTCGATTCGCTGGCCACTGCGCGCGCGATTCACGGCAATCCGAGCACGTCCTCCGAGATTAAGGAGATGTTCGACGGCATCACTTATGAGAAAGGTGGCGCCGTGCTGCGAATGCTGGAGTCCTACGTTGGGCCGGAGACGTTTCGCAAAGGCGTGAACGCCTACCTGGCGGCTCACGCGAATGGAAACGCTACCTCCGCCGACTTCTGGCAGGCCGAAGCTCAAGCCTCAGGCAAGCCGGTGGACAAGATCATGCCGACGTTTGTCTTCCAGCCCGGCGTTCCTTTGCTAAGCCTGTCGAACTCCTGCAGTGATGGCTCCGGCAAACTCGACCTGAAACAACAGCGCTTTTTCGTTTCCCCGGAGCGGCTGCAGACGGCGAGCAACGAGACATGGCAGATCCCGATTTGCACGAAGACCAGCAAGAACGCGGCTGGTGACTGCTCGCTGATGACGCAAGGCGAACAGACGGTCTCGTCGTCAAGCTGCGCCGACTGGGTGTTCGGGAATCGTGATGCGAAAGGCTACTATCGCGTGGCCTACGCACCGGAGGAGCTGAAGAAGGTCGCCGATGCCGCCGAGCGCCAACTGAACGTGCCCGAACGCATCGCGTTGGTTGAGGACGCGTGGGCTCTCACCCGTGCCGGTAGAACCTCAGTTGCAGACTTTCTTGATCTCGCGCAGCGGTTGCCTAGCGAACAGAATCGGCACGTAGTCGGATCTTTGGCGAGGCATTTGGAATACATTGGCGACTCGCTTGTGGCCGATGGCCTCGATCAACGCTATGACGCGACTCTGCGCGCACAGTTTGGCCCACTGGCGAAGGCACTTGGATGGGATGCTCGCGCGAGCGACACCGATGAACAGAAGGCTTTGCGGGCGAACTTGCTGGCAACGCTCGGCTCGGCGGGGGATCCCGATGCAGTTGCCGCTGCACGCAGGATTGTGGAGCAGTACATGCAGAATCCGACTTCGGTGGACGGAACCATCAGCGGAAGCGCCTTTACAGTTGCTGCCGAGAACGGCGACCCCACCTTCTATGATCAGCTAACGAACGCGCTCTTTAACGCCAAGAGCAGCGATGAATACAACCACTATCTGTACGCGCTCGCGGGGTTCAGAGCGCCTGAGTTAGTGGAACGTACGATTGCTCTCGTAGGTCAAGGAAGGGTAAGACAGCAGGATTATCCTCGGTTTTTTGGAGCTTTGCTTTCAAACCGGGCATCGCGGGAATCTGCCTGGAAGTATCTGAAAGAACACTGGGGAGATTTGGCAGAGAAAGTAACTTCGTTCGGCGGAGCAGGTGCAGTGTCCGCGCTGGGAAATAGCTGCTCAGCGGAGATGCGCGACGATGTGAAGCAGTTCTTCGCGAATCACCCTGCGCCAGGAGCACAGCGTGCTGTCCAGCAAAGCATCGAGAGGATTGATGGCTGCACCGACTTCCAGCGGCGGCAGGCCGGAAGCTTTCAGAATTGGCTGCGAAGCCAAAATTGA
- the gcvT gene encoding glycine cleavage system aminomethyltransferase GcvT, with amino-acid sequence MSPTAEVNAGLRKTALNAVHRKTGAKMVDFGGWDMPVEYSGLIAEHLAVRTGVGVFDVSHMGDILIRGPQALPAVQHISMNDASRLQSGQAHYSALLYPEGTFVDDVIVHKLGENDYLLVINAGTREKDVNWVGQNVRQFRCHADNLSDYYTQLAIQGPKAVDVLRKLTNVDLSPIKNYWFTYGTVCGLPNTMIARTGYTGEDGFEIYIPSDEPTSERVWYEVLGAGREFGILPCGLGARNTLRLESKMALYGHEISDTINVWEADLGRYCKMEKGDFIGREALEKSKAGGLKRILVGLEMIERGIGRDCYKVFSESGEQIGEITSGSPAPFLKKNIALAYVPPQYSQIGTVVLVEVRSQKVKAQVVPTPFYKRPKKEK; translated from the coding sequence TTGAGTCCTACCGCCGAAGTAAATGCCGGATTGCGCAAGACTGCCTTGAACGCCGTCCATCGCAAGACGGGCGCCAAGATGGTCGATTTTGGCGGCTGGGACATGCCCGTAGAGTACTCCGGGCTGATTGCCGAGCACCTGGCGGTTCGCACCGGGGTTGGCGTCTTCGACGTCAGCCACATGGGCGATATCCTCATCCGTGGACCGCAAGCTCTGCCCGCAGTTCAGCACATCAGCATGAACGATGCGTCGAGACTCCAGTCTGGCCAGGCGCATTATTCCGCGCTGCTATATCCCGAGGGAACCTTTGTCGACGACGTAATCGTCCACAAGCTTGGCGAGAACGATTATTTGCTGGTCATTAACGCAGGAACCCGAGAAAAGGACGTGAACTGGGTGGGCCAAAACGTGCGCCAGTTCCGCTGCCATGCCGACAACCTGAGCGACTACTACACACAACTCGCGATTCAGGGCCCGAAGGCCGTGGATGTGCTGCGCAAGCTCACGAACGTTGATCTTTCCCCGATTAAGAACTATTGGTTTACGTACGGCACGGTCTGCGGACTGCCGAATACGATGATCGCCCGCACCGGTTATACCGGCGAAGACGGATTCGAGATCTATATCCCCTCTGACGAGCCGACCAGCGAGCGCGTGTGGTATGAGGTGCTTGGAGCAGGCAGAGAGTTTGGAATCCTGCCCTGCGGTCTTGGTGCCCGCAATACCCTTCGCCTTGAATCGAAGATGGCGCTTTACGGTCACGAGATCTCCGACACGATTAACGTCTGGGAGGCTGACCTGGGACGCTACTGCAAGATGGAGAAAGGCGACTTCATCGGCCGCGAGGCTCTGGAGAAATCTAAGGCCGGCGGGCTCAAGCGCATTCTCGTAGGTCTCGAAATGATCGAGCGAGGAATTGGCCGCGACTGCTACAAGGTCTTCAGCGAATCAGGCGAGCAGATCGGCGAAATCACAAGCGGATCGCCGGCGCCCTTCCTCAAGAAGAATATTGCGCTCGCCTATGTACCTCCGCAGTACTCGCAGATCGGAACCGTAGTTCTGGTCGAAGTTCGCAGTCAAAAAGTAAAGGCGCAAGTGGTTCCGACGCCCTTCTACAAACGTCCCAAGAAAGAGAAATAG
- a CDS encoding MASE1 domain-containing protein: MAQVVAHRAFVPLNRGGYLAQTALVFVAYFVAGKLGQATANIRSSNLGPVWPAYGIALAAILLLGHRAWVGVFVGAFVVALSSPVSAATALGQAVGATLAALSGAYLLHRLARFDRSLSRLRDAFWLIVIGALGSAAVSASIGTLVLFASHERPYSGIGSAWLVYWLGDAMGVLLMTPLVLTFPALLRIRNRDKFAELVTLLVLLAAVCMFVFGDPPLITGEVHVLALMVLPFVMWAAIRFGASGASLSILMVATIATVQTALGSGPFVINGPFTNAVLLDVFFGVLSITGLSLAAVCAEREQAHRERERMVRKQLAIEAYLQNQKLLQESEQRLRVATQAGKMYAYEWDVATDAVARAGAVETVLVPEEASGDTRRQWLERVHPDDRDRLDASVSERTPEDPDSQVAYRILRPDGSVIWLERTAHALFDEHGKMTRMIGIIADITERKLAEEARFQHAAIVESSSDAIFSENCQGLITSWNAGAQHIFEYSEAEAVGQPITVLIPPDLVLEEEKVLERLRAGERIEHYETVRLTKSGKRVDVSVTVSSIKDSSGKIVGFSKIDRDITERRLAEQAMADMSRKLIAVQEEERTRIARDLHDDINQRLALLAIETDTLKDNLPTCANDIDRRLTDIREGIVEVSTEVQSLSHQLHSPQLEYLGIVAAMKIFCRDYSARQSLEIDFSSDEIPKVISPEVSLGLFRIMQEAVSNAAKHSRVRHFQVNLGYSADQLHLTVADQGSGFDAHTAINKGGLGLVSMRERTRLMNGTIAIDSKLMGGTTINVHVPVQAEQSSTRAVAG, translated from the coding sequence GTGGCTCAAGTCGTCGCGCATCGCGCATTCGTCCCGCTCAATCGCGGAGGATATCTCGCTCAGACCGCGCTTGTCTTCGTAGCATATTTTGTCGCGGGCAAACTCGGGCAGGCTACCGCCAACATTCGCAGTAGCAATCTCGGACCTGTATGGCCGGCATACGGGATCGCGTTGGCTGCGATCTTATTGCTAGGACATCGAGCCTGGGTCGGAGTCTTCGTTGGAGCTTTTGTAGTCGCGCTGTCGAGCCCCGTTTCTGCCGCGACTGCGCTGGGGCAAGCTGTGGGTGCGACGCTTGCCGCTCTCAGCGGAGCGTATCTTCTCCACCGCCTTGCGAGGTTTGATCGTTCGCTGTCGCGTTTGCGCGATGCGTTCTGGCTAATTGTTATAGGCGCCCTGGGCAGCGCCGCTGTGAGCGCGTCGATTGGAACGTTAGTTCTCTTTGCCAGCCACGAACGCCCGTACTCCGGAATCGGTTCAGCCTGGCTGGTCTATTGGTTGGGAGACGCGATGGGCGTTCTGCTCATGACCCCTCTGGTGTTGACCTTCCCTGCTCTTCTGCGAATCCGCAATCGGGACAAGTTCGCAGAGCTGGTCACGCTTCTAGTGCTACTTGCCGCAGTTTGCATGTTCGTCTTCGGCGATCCTCCGCTGATTACTGGCGAAGTGCACGTTCTAGCGCTCATGGTTCTTCCATTTGTCATGTGGGCGGCGATTCGTTTTGGCGCGAGCGGGGCGTCTTTGTCGATTCTCATGGTCGCCACCATTGCCACAGTACAAACTGCATTGGGCTCCGGGCCCTTCGTTATCAACGGCCCGTTCACAAACGCCGTCTTGTTGGACGTCTTCTTCGGCGTGCTTTCCATTACGGGACTTTCCCTGGCAGCTGTTTGCGCAGAGCGCGAGCAGGCTCACCGCGAACGGGAACGGATGGTACGTAAGCAACTTGCGATAGAGGCCTATCTGCAAAATCAGAAACTGCTGCAGGAGAGCGAGCAGCGATTGCGAGTGGCAACCCAGGCCGGCAAGATGTATGCCTATGAATGGGATGTCGCTACCGATGCGGTCGCTCGTGCTGGGGCAGTCGAAACGGTCCTGGTTCCCGAGGAAGCGTCGGGCGACACTCGCCGGCAATGGCTGGAGCGAGTCCACCCCGATGATCGAGACCGGCTCGACGCTTCCGTGAGCGAGAGGACCCCCGAGGACCCGGACTCTCAAGTCGCATATCGCATATTGCGTCCTGATGGATCCGTGATCTGGCTGGAGCGAACGGCACATGCCTTGTTTGACGAGCACGGAAAGATGACGCGAATGATCGGGATCATCGCGGATATCACAGAACGCAAGCTGGCGGAAGAGGCTCGGTTCCAGCACGCAGCTATTGTGGAATCATCTTCTGACGCTATCTTTTCGGAAAATTGCCAGGGGCTCATCACCAGCTGGAACGCAGGTGCGCAGCATATTTTTGAATATAGTGAGGCGGAAGCAGTCGGACAGCCGATAACGGTTCTTATTCCGCCAGACTTAGTTCTCGAGGAGGAGAAGGTTCTGGAGAGGTTAAGGGCGGGCGAGCGGATTGAGCACTATGAAACGGTTCGTCTCACCAAGTCCGGAAAAAGAGTCGATGTTTCTGTGACGGTTTCTTCCATTAAGGATTCAAGCGGCAAGATCGTCGGCTTTTCCAAGATCGACCGCGACATCACCGAGCGCCGCCTGGCCGAGCAGGCCATGGCGGACATGAGTCGCAAGCTGATCGCTGTTCAAGAGGAAGAACGTACACGAATTGCAAGAGATCTTCACGACGATATCAACCAGCGCCTGGCGCTGTTGGCAATTGAAACCGATACCTTAAAGGACAATCTGCCCACTTGCGCCAACGACATCGATCGACGCCTGACAGACATCCGGGAAGGCATTGTTGAGGTTTCGACGGAAGTGCAATCCCTATCGCATCAACTCCACTCTCCCCAGCTGGAGTACCTAGGCATTGTTGCGGCTATGAAGATCTTCTGCCGCGATTATTCGGCGCGGCAATCGCTGGAGATTGATTTCAGCAGTGACGAGATCCCGAAGGTTATATCGCCGGAAGTCTCTCTAGGTCTTTTCCGAATTATGCAGGAGGCGGTGAGCAACGCCGCAAAGCATAGCCGAGTCCGACACTTCCAGGTGAACCTGGGATACTCGGCCGATCAGCTTCATCTCACGGTTGCAGATCAAGGGAGCGGTTTCGATGCCCACACAGCAATCAATAAAGGTGGACTGGGACTGGTGAGCATGCGCGAACGGACTCGACTGATGAACGGCACCATTGCCATCGACTCCAAACTGATGGGTGGCACAACCATCAACGTTCATGTCCCCGTACAGGCTGAACAGTCCAGTACACGCGCCGTAGCCGGCTAG
- the gcvH gene encoding glycine cleavage system protein GcvH, whose amino-acid sequence MAFPSDYRYTKEHEWIKVDGNQATIGITDYAQNSLGDIVFVELPKVGDELTAGKTFGSVESVKAVSDLYAPATGKVVAINESLATAPEKINSDAHGSWMLRIQLKDAGEVNKLLSADDYDKFVKEEGGQ is encoded by the coding sequence ATGGCTTTTCCCTCAGATTACCGCTACACCAAAGAACACGAATGGATCAAGGTGGACGGCAATCAAGCCACGATCGGCATTACCGATTACGCTCAGAATTCGCTCGGCGATATCGTCTTTGTCGAGTTGCCCAAGGTGGGAGACGAACTCACAGCCGGCAAGACTTTCGGCAGCGTGGAATCTGTCAAAGCAGTCTCCGACCTGTATGCGCCGGCCACGGGCAAAGTTGTTGCCATCAACGAATCGCTGGCGACTGCTCCGGAAAAGATCAACTCCGACGCGCACGGCTCCTGGATGCTGCGCATTCAGCTCAAGGACGCCGGTGAGGTGAACAAGCTGCTTTCAGCGGACGATTACGACAAATTCGTGAAAGAAGAGGGCGGGCAATAG